In Pueribacillus theae, a genomic segment contains:
- a CDS encoding acyl-CoA dehydrogenase family protein, translating to MAIEYTEEHDMFRQSLRKFYEKEVLPYYAEWEKERQIPRSIWKSYGSQGFLCPWLPEKYGGADLGFEYSVIAIEEMSRADVGIPFSLHSNIIVPYIEALGNEEQKERWLPGCASGDILTAIGMTEPDAGSDLAGIKTTAVKDGDDYIINGQKVFITNGWDSDLVIVACKTGNNEKPHRNMSLIVVETGTPGYTKSEPLRKMGRHTEGTVELFFEDCRVPQKNLLGEEGKGFYYLMDKLQQERIVSALGSLLAAEKMFNEGLAYSKERVAFGQKIGSFQANSFKLAEMATEIEIARTFLEDLISDHVAGKKIPAARVSMAKWWISEMANRVAYHSLQLFGGYGYMEEYPISKHYQNVRVETIFAGSTEIMKTIIAKDLGL from the coding sequence ATGGCAATCGAATATACAGAAGAACACGACATGTTTCGGCAATCATTAAGGAAATTTTATGAGAAAGAAGTGCTCCCATATTACGCGGAATGGGAAAAAGAAAGGCAGATTCCTCGTTCCATTTGGAAATCATATGGTTCCCAGGGCTTTCTTTGCCCATGGCTTCCTGAAAAATATGGGGGAGCCGATTTAGGATTTGAATATTCGGTCATTGCGATTGAAGAGATGTCCCGTGCAGATGTCGGCATCCCATTCAGTTTACATTCAAATATTATCGTTCCATACATTGAAGCCCTCGGAAATGAAGAACAAAAAGAGCGTTGGCTGCCGGGGTGCGCGTCGGGAGACATTTTAACAGCGATTGGGATGACAGAGCCTGATGCCGGATCAGACTTAGCCGGCATAAAAACAACTGCGGTAAAAGACGGCGATGATTATATTATCAACGGCCAAAAAGTGTTCATAACAAATGGATGGGACAGCGACCTTGTCATTGTTGCATGCAAGACGGGAAACAATGAAAAGCCCCATAGAAACATGAGCTTGATTGTTGTGGAAACGGGAACACCCGGCTATACAAAATCGGAGCCTCTGCGAAAAATGGGAAGACATACGGAAGGAACGGTTGAGTTATTTTTTGAAGACTGCCGCGTTCCCCAAAAAAACTTATTGGGTGAAGAAGGAAAAGGCTTCTATTACTTAATGGACAAACTTCAGCAGGAAAGAATCGTTTCTGCACTTGGCTCGTTATTAGCCGCAGAAAAAATGTTCAATGAAGGGCTTGCCTATTCGAAAGAAAGGGTTGCTTTCGGACAAAAGATTGGCTCCTTTCAGGCAAACAGCTTTAAACTGGCTGAAATGGCAACTGAAATCGAAATTGCCCGTACTTTTTTGGAAGATTTAATTAGTGATCATGTTGCAGGAAAAAAGATTCCCGCTGCAAGAGTGTCGATGGCGAAATGGTGGATTTCCGAAATGGCGAACAGGGTTGCCTACCATTCTCTGCAATTGTTTGGCGGGTATGGCTACATGGAAGAATATCCAATTTCAAAACATTATCAGAATGTTAGAGTCGAAACGATCTTTGCGGGATCCACAGAAATTATGAAAACGATTATCGCAAAAGACTTAGGTCTTTAA
- a CDS encoding long-chain-fatty-acid--CoA ligase, translating to MEEKWMEFWPKGMPRTIDYPVIPVGEIIKGSAHRFGNKTAIIYKEKEFSYQSLYEEALKFANALKDNGFKKGDVIAIHMPNCPQYAIAYYGILLSGATFSPANPLLPPKDLAYQLNDCGAKAVVTWEQTAPNIKKVLLDTKLELAIVTGDTELTNEGIMDVSDEDGNWVSFNKFKEQGEAKELTIDINPKEDLAHIAYTGGTTGPSKGVLISHYNVVVNVIQFNSWRSGHLPNATENGLMMEVPDSVNIDEYPSKMGKDRLINLTPWFHAMGTVGYMNNPFLSGSTLILHQRFDPGLYLQDAEKYKVTGMGGAPPIYVALVRHPDFHKRDLSSITTISSGAAPLPVELIHLLKNRFPGVIVNEGYGLTEVTMGASSNPSFKSGVRKDGSVGIPVFDTEVKICPLDGSFEALPPREEGEICVKGPQVMRGYYNKPEETAAVLKDGWLRTGDIGYMDEDGFIFIVDRKKDMLIYKGYNVYPRELEELLFKHPSVANAAVVGKPDMEVGEIPKAYVVVKSGEQITEQQLMDHVNEQVIPYKKIRELEFVDEIPVSAAGKVLKRVLRDREKSRSKA from the coding sequence TTGGAAGAAAAATGGATGGAATTTTGGCCCAAAGGAATGCCAAGAACAATTGATTATCCTGTCATTCCTGTCGGAGAGATAATAAAAGGCAGTGCACATCGATTTGGAAATAAAACGGCCATTATTTATAAGGAAAAGGAATTTTCTTATCAGAGTTTATACGAAGAAGCACTGAAATTTGCCAATGCACTTAAAGACAATGGTTTTAAAAAGGGCGACGTCATAGCGATTCATATGCCAAATTGCCCCCAGTATGCCATCGCTTATTACGGTATTTTGTTGAGCGGCGCAACCTTTTCTCCTGCAAATCCGTTGCTTCCGCCAAAAGATTTGGCTTATCAGTTAAATGACTGCGGTGCTAAGGCAGTGGTCACATGGGAACAGACTGCTCCGAATATAAAAAAGGTTTTGCTTGATACGAAGCTGGAACTTGCCATTGTAACTGGAGATACGGAATTAACAAATGAAGGAATAATGGATGTATCGGATGAAGATGGGAATTGGGTAAGTTTTAATAAATTTAAAGAACAAGGAGAAGCGAAGGAGTTAACGATTGACATCAATCCGAAAGAGGACTTGGCGCATATCGCTTACACAGGAGGGACGACCGGGCCCTCAAAGGGAGTGCTGATTTCCCATTACAATGTAGTCGTGAATGTCATCCAGTTTAACAGCTGGAGAAGCGGCCATTTGCCAAACGCAACCGAAAATGGGCTCATGATGGAAGTACCGGATTCTGTAAATATTGATGAGTACCCATCAAAGATGGGGAAAGATCGCTTAATTAACTTGACGCCATGGTTCCATGCGATGGGAACGGTTGGATATATGAACAACCCTTTTCTTTCCGGTTCTACACTTATTCTCCATCAAAGGTTTGATCCGGGCTTATATTTACAAGATGCCGAAAAGTATAAAGTGACGGGCATGGGCGGAGCTCCGCCAATCTATGTTGCTTTAGTGCGCCACCCTGACTTTCATAAACGGGATTTATCATCGATAACTACCATTAGTTCAGGCGCCGCACCGCTTCCTGTCGAATTGATTCATCTATTAAAAAATCGTTTTCCCGGTGTGATTGTCAATGAAGGATATGGTCTAACTGAAGTCACGATGGGGGCTTCATCAAATCCTTCTTTCAAATCAGGCGTAAGAAAAGACGGATCGGTCGGCATTCCTGTATTCGATACTGAAGTCAAAATTTGCCCTCTGGATGGCAGTTTTGAAGCTTTGCCTCCAAGGGAAGAAGGAGAAATTTGTGTTAAGGGCCCGCAAGTTATGCGGGGTTACTATAACAAGCCAGAAGAAACTGCTGCAGTGTTAAAAGATGGATGGCTCAGGACCGGCGATATTGGGTACATGGACGAAGATGGCTTTATTTTTATTGTCGATCGCAAAAAGGATATGCTTATTTATAAAGGCTACAATGTTTATCCACGCGAATTGGAAGAACTTCTTTTTAAACATCCATCCGTAGCAAATGCGGCTGTCGTAGGAAAGCCTGATATGGAAGTCGGCGAAATTCCAAAAGCATACGTCGTTGTAAAAAGCGGAGAACAAATAACGGAACAACAGTTGATGGATCACGTGAATGAACAAGTGATTCCATACAAAAAAATCCGAGAACTTGAATTTGTTGACGAAATCCCGGTCAGTGCCGCAGGAAAAGTATTAAAAAGAGTTTTGCGGGATCGTGAAAAAAGCCGAAGTAAAGCATGA
- a CDS encoding purine-nucleoside phosphorylase: MNELKAREAAEYIQHSTATIPKIGLILGSGLGALADEIEQPVRLPYQSIPGFPVSTVTGHAGHLVIGRLEGKPVAAMQGRFHFYEGYSIEKVTFPVHVMRLIGVETLIITNAAGGINKTFSPGDLMVITDHINNMGFKPFLQAKSYRPSEIYTKQFITLAEIVAEKIGLKINKGVYVGNSGPSYETPAEIHMLEKLGGDAVGMSTIPEAITAHQHGMNVLGISCISNMAAGILDQPLNHEEVIETANKVKIDFIRFVKEILRDL; encoded by the coding sequence ATGAATGAACTCAAAGCCCGTGAAGCGGCTGAATATATCCAGCATTCCACAGCCACTATACCGAAAATAGGGCTGATTCTCGGCTCGGGATTAGGTGCGCTCGCAGATGAAATCGAACAGCCTGTTCGTCTACCTTATCAGTCCATCCCAGGGTTTCCTGTTTCAACTGTCACTGGACATGCTGGCCATCTTGTTATTGGTAGGCTTGAAGGGAAACCTGTCGCAGCCATGCAAGGCAGGTTCCATTTTTATGAAGGCTATTCGATCGAAAAAGTAACGTTTCCCGTTCACGTTATGCGTTTAATAGGGGTAGAAACATTAATCATTACAAATGCAGCTGGTGGGATTAACAAAACCTTTTCTCCAGGAGATTTAATGGTTATAACGGATCATATAAACAACATGGGTTTTAAGCCGTTTTTGCAAGCTAAATCCTATCGACCTTCGGAAATTTATACAAAGCAATTCATCACGTTAGCTGAAATTGTTGCTGAAAAGATCGGGTTAAAAATTAATAAAGGGGTTTATGTCGGGAATAGCGGCCCATCCTATGAAACCCCTGCGGAAATCCATATGTTAGAGAAACTAGGCGGAGATGCAGTCGGCATGTCAACAATTCCGGAAGCAATCACCGCCCATCAACATGGAATGAACGTACTTGGCATTTCATGTATCTCGAACATGGCGGCGGGAATATTAGATCAACCTTTAAACCATGAGGAAGTTATCGAAACGGCAAATAAAGTGAAAATTGATTTCATACGTTTTGTGAAAGAAATCTTAAGAGATTTGTAG
- a CDS encoding purine-nucleoside phosphorylase produces MDKIREASNFILKQIEAKPSIGVILGSGLGELAGEIGQPVVIGYRDIPYFPEPTVEGHAGKFVVGTLHSKSVVAMQGRFHYYEGHSMQDVTFPVRVMKWLGVDQLIVTNACGGLNPAFKPGDLMLIQDHINMTGDNPLIGENEEELGPRFPDMSRAYAPDLQTLVQDTAEKLNIPIQKGVYAGISGPSYMTAAELNMLRIIGADTVGMSTVPEVIVANHMSMSVIGLSCITDMAIAEELQPLTHEQVIAVANRTKPTFKKLVKEIIKAL; encoded by the coding sequence ATGGACAAAATTCGGGAAGCATCGAATTTTATTTTAAAGCAAATTGAAGCAAAGCCATCCATTGGAGTGATTCTCGGTTCAGGTTTAGGGGAATTAGCAGGAGAGATTGGGCAACCGGTCGTCATTGGCTATAGGGATATTCCATATTTTCCGGAGCCGACAGTTGAGGGCCACGCTGGCAAGTTTGTGGTTGGAACGTTACATAGTAAATCGGTGGTCGCCATGCAAGGAAGATTTCATTATTATGAAGGACATTCTATGCAAGACGTAACATTTCCTGTGCGTGTTATGAAATGGCTTGGTGTCGACCAACTGATCGTCACAAATGCATGCGGAGGGTTAAATCCGGCATTCAAACCAGGAGATCTCATGCTTATTCAAGACCATATTAATATGACTGGCGATAACCCTTTAATCGGGGAAAACGAGGAAGAGCTCGGCCCGAGATTCCCTGACATGAGCCGCGCGTACGCTCCCGACTTGCAAACGCTCGTCCAAGATACAGCGGAAAAATTAAACATCCCGATCCAAAAAGGTGTATACGCCGGCATTAGCGGCCCCTCCTACATGACGGCAGCTGAATTAAACATGCTGCGGATCATAGGTGCTGACACCGTCGGCATGTCAACGGTGCCGGAAGTTATTGTTGCAAATCATATGAGCATGTCTGTCATCGGGTTATCTTGTATTACCGACATGGCCATCGCAGAAGAACTTCAACCGCTCACGCACGAACAAGTCATCGCCGTTGCGAACAGAACAAAGCCTACCTTCAAGAAGCTTGTAAAAGAGATTATTAAAGCATTGTAA
- the deoB gene encoding phosphopentomutase: protein MSRFKRVFLIVLDSVGIGEAPDAHLFGDTGSDTLGHIAKSAGGLTMPNLGKLGLSNIREIKGIPMSDKPIAYFGKMQEASASKDTMTGHWELMGLHISKPFRTFPNGFDGSLIDELEQITGRKIIGNKPASGTEIIAELGEIHMSTGDLIVYTSADSVLQIAAHEEIVPLEELYEICEAAREITKQEKYLIGRVIARPFIGEPGNFQRTANRHDYALKPFGRTVLDELKENNYDVIALGKISDIFDGEGITKSIRTLSNEDGYDKLLSQMDAHFHGLAFINLVDFDALYGHRRDPAGYANALEAFDRRLPLILDKLTEEDLLIITADHGNDPTFHGTDHTREFVPLLVYHKGVQEGKSLGIRKTFADVGATIAHNFHVPNPKYGKSFLDSV, encoded by the coding sequence GTGTCTCGGTTTAAACGTGTGTTTTTGATTGTGCTTGATTCAGTTGGCATTGGCGAGGCTCCAGATGCCCATCTTTTTGGTGATACAGGTTCTGATACATTGGGGCATATCGCCAAATCTGCCGGAGGGCTTACGATGCCAAACTTAGGAAAATTAGGTTTAAGCAACATTCGGGAAATTAAAGGAATACCAATGTCAGATAAACCAATTGCATATTTTGGAAAAATGCAAGAAGCCTCTGCGAGTAAAGATACGATGACAGGTCATTGGGAACTGATGGGCCTACATATTTCTAAACCATTTCGTACATTTCCAAACGGATTTGATGGTTCATTAATCGATGAATTGGAACAGATAACTGGGCGAAAAATCATCGGCAACAAGCCGGCGTCTGGAACGGAAATCATTGCAGAACTTGGCGAAATTCATATGTCTACCGGTGATTTAATCGTCTATACATCAGCAGATTCCGTTTTGCAGATTGCTGCACATGAAGAAATCGTTCCACTTGAGGAGCTATACGAGATTTGTGAAGCAGCTAGGGAAATTACGAAACAGGAAAAATATTTAATAGGACGGGTGATTGCAAGGCCGTTTATCGGTGAACCGGGAAATTTTCAGCGAACAGCGAATCGCCACGATTATGCGTTAAAGCCTTTTGGAAGAACCGTGCTGGATGAGCTGAAAGAGAATAATTACGATGTTATCGCCCTAGGGAAAATTTCGGATATTTTTGATGGGGAAGGGATCACGAAATCGATTCGAACCCTTTCTAATGAAGATGGGTATGATAAACTACTTTCTCAAATGGATGCCCATTTTCATGGTTTAGCCTTTATTAATTTAGTTGATTTTGATGCGCTTTACGGGCACAGGCGGGATCCGGCCGGCTATGCAAACGCCCTTGAAGCTTTTGATAGGCGACTACCTCTCATTCTAGACAAATTAACGGAAGAAGACTTGTTAATAATTACAGCTGACCATGGGAATGATCCTACCTTTCATGGCACCGATCATACGAGAGAATTTGTGCCGCTTCTTGTCTACCATAAAGGAGTACAAGAAGGAAAATCATTGGGAATACGGAAAACATTTGCGGATGTCGGCGCAACGATTGCACATAATTTTCATGTGCCCAACCCGAAATACGGAAAAAGCTTTCTCGATTCCGTTTAA
- the fur gene encoding ferric iron uptake transcriptional regulator: MESRIDRIKKQLHSQSYKLTPQREATVRVLLEHEEDHLSAEDVYLLVKEKAPEIGLATVYRTLELLTELKVVDKINFGDGVSRYDLRTEGAAHFHHHLVCIECGAVDEIQEDLLGDVEQIVERDWNFKIKDHRLTFHGICHRCHDEEKKEK, from the coding sequence ATGGAATCGAGAATCGATCGAATAAAAAAACAGCTGCATTCGCAAAGCTATAAATTAACTCCACAGCGTGAAGCGACCGTTCGTGTCTTGTTAGAGCATGAGGAAGATCATTTGAGTGCTGAAGATGTTTACCTCCTTGTGAAGGAAAAAGCGCCTGAAATCGGGCTTGCGACTGTCTATCGAACATTAGAATTGTTAACTGAACTTAAAGTAGTTGATAAGATAAATTTTGGCGATGGCGTCTCAAGATATGATTTACGAACAGAAGGCGCCGCTCATTTTCATCATCATTTAGTGTGCATTGAATGTGGAGCGGTTGATGAAATTCAAGAAGACTTGCTTGGAGATGTGGAACAGATCGTTGAAAGAGATTGGAATTTCAAAATTAAAGACCACAGGCTGACATTTCATGGAATTTGCCATCGATGTCACGATGAAGAAAAAAAGGAAAAATAA
- a CDS encoding endonuclease Q family protein has product MNHYFADLHIHIGRTSTGRPVKITGAKSLTLENIIHASANMKGMDIVGIIDCHVPEVIDELECLIQKNVCAEHPEGGINFGKVTLFLGSEIEIYDDNCKGPIHVLVFLPTIEKMKRFSTWLTTRMTNLNLSSQRLYEKGKKLQEVIRQLDGLFIPAHVFTPFKSLYGKGIVKTLREVFDPGKIDAVELGLSSNTEMADQIKELHRYPFLTNSDAHSLQKIAREYQKIFMKQPTFEEFKRALQMEDGRGIECNYGLDPKLGKYYRTTCQKCFAKKEEGALQCPVCGHNKWTKGVFERLQELKDATRFHPGRPPYIQQVPLEYIPGIGSKTLVKLRNVFQTEMNILHDASLDDLKKIVPEKTAQLILKARKGELSIQAGGGGKYGKVTQSPS; this is encoded by the coding sequence ATGAATCATTATTTTGCTGATTTGCACATCCATATCGGCCGGACTTCTACTGGAAGGCCGGTAAAAATTACAGGTGCCAAGTCATTGACACTCGAAAACATCATCCATGCATCCGCTAACATGAAAGGAATGGATATTGTAGGAATCATTGACTGCCATGTGCCTGAGGTGATTGACGAGCTTGAATGCCTGATTCAGAAAAATGTATGCGCTGAACATCCGGAAGGCGGCATCAATTTTGGTAAAGTCACCTTATTTTTAGGATCTGAAATTGAAATTTATGATGATAATTGCAAAGGGCCTATTCATGTTCTAGTCTTTTTACCCACTATCGAAAAAATGAAACGTTTTAGCACCTGGCTCACGACTCGAATGACAAATCTAAATTTAAGTTCACAGCGTTTATATGAAAAAGGGAAAAAGCTTCAAGAAGTTATTCGCCAGTTGGATGGCCTTTTTATACCTGCCCATGTGTTTACGCCTTTCAAAAGCCTTTATGGAAAAGGGATTGTAAAGACGCTTCGGGAAGTATTTGACCCCGGCAAAATCGATGCAGTTGAATTAGGTTTAAGTTCAAATACAGAGATGGCCGACCAAATCAAAGAACTTCACCGTTATCCATTTCTTACAAACTCCGATGCCCATTCTTTGCAAAAAATTGCGAGGGAATATCAAAAAATTTTTATGAAACAACCAACATTCGAAGAATTTAAACGTGCATTGCAAATGGAGGATGGAAGGGGAATTGAATGCAATTACGGTTTGGATCCTAAATTGGGGAAATATTATCGGACGACGTGCCAGAAGTGTTTTGCCAAAAAAGAAGAGGGTGCTCTTCAATGTCCAGTATGCGGACACAACAAATGGACGAAGGGGGTTTTTGAAAGGCTTCAGGAATTGAAGGATGCAACTAGATTTCATCCCGGGCGGCCTCCATATATCCAACAAGTTCCTTTAGAATATATCCCTGGCATTGGATCAAAAACATTGGTGAAATTAAGAAATGTTTTCCAAACAGAAATGAATATACTTCACGATGCAAGCCTTGACGATTTAAAGAAAATCGTCCCTGAAAAAACAGCGCAATTAATTTTAAAAGCGCGAAAAGGAGAGCTTTCAATACAAGCAGGCGGTGGAGGAAAATATGGGAAAGTGACACAAAGTCCCTCCTAA
- the spoIIM gene encoding stage II sporulation protein M has product MGQQMKRAVRIHLKEHISFYTFTMVLVFIGIFFGAIIVNSLGIDQKNDLYLYLNRFFGQVSDEHLFNTKDLFNQSFTHYIKYLGLLWVLGLSVIGLPIILILLFLKGVVIGFTVGFLVSQMGFKGLLLSLVSVLPQNLILVPTFIVVGVASISFSLRLIRMHLNRTEPFFPLLARYALLMLLIVALLVIPSSIEAYISPYLMKTVAGWLH; this is encoded by the coding sequence ATGGGACAGCAAATGAAAAGAGCAGTTCGCATTCATTTGAAAGAACACATTTCTTTTTATACATTTACAATGGTGTTGGTTTTTATTGGAATTTTTTTCGGGGCGATTATCGTCAATAGCCTGGGAATTGATCAAAAGAATGATTTATACCTTTACTTAAATCGTTTTTTTGGACAAGTGTCTGATGAACATTTATTCAATACGAAAGATTTATTCAACCAAAGTTTTACGCATTACATAAAATATTTAGGCTTGCTTTGGGTTTTAGGGCTTTCTGTCATCGGATTGCCGATTATTTTAATTCTCCTTTTTTTAAAGGGAGTTGTCATTGGTTTTACAGTCGGTTTCCTCGTTAGCCAAATGGGCTTCAAAGGGCTTTTGCTTTCTTTAGTTTCTGTCTTGCCGCAAAACTTGATACTCGTACCGACCTTCATCGTTGTAGGAGTGGCTTCCATTTCTTTTTCATTACGATTGATCCGAATGCACCTTAACAGAACGGAGCCATTTTTTCCTTTATTGGCAAGATATGCATTGCTTATGTTACTGATTGTTGCGCTGTTGGTCATCCCTTCGTCGATCGAAGCGTACATTTCTCCTTATTTAATGAAAACAGTAGCAGGTTGGCTACATTAA
- a CDS encoding YbxH family protein yields MGAIERNGYVFEPEYSVIEQNGAIHVYHDGEFIEELKFSFLGNYPKMDQIEGLIDAYCEEKGI; encoded by the coding sequence ATGGGTGCCATTGAAAGAAATGGATATGTATTTGAACCGGAATACAGCGTCATTGAACAAAATGGCGCAATTCATGTTTATCACGACGGTGAATTCATCGAAGAATTAAAATTTTCCTTTTTGGGGAATTACCCCAAAATGGATCAGATTGAAGGCTTGATTGATGCGTATTGTGAGGAGAAAGGGATATGA
- a CDS encoding YqzK family protein yields the protein MSIFRTFLHILKVLFIFVVCTLFFYFGLVWINQEYENYNRYNQPEGNAIKVSSTEKNANQQVNIVERIKLFYHQAE from the coding sequence ATGTCAATATTCCGTACCTTCCTTCATATACTTAAAGTTCTTTTTATTTTTGTCGTATGCACTCTTTTTTTCTACTTTGGGCTCGTTTGGATAAATCAAGAGTATGAAAACTATAATCGCTATAACCAGCCTGAAGGGAATGCAATTAAAGTGAGCTCAACCGAAAAAAACGCAAACCAACAAGTGAATATAGTAGAGAGAATAAAGCTTTTCTATCATCAGGCCGAATGA
- a CDS encoding PadR family transcriptional regulator yields the protein MSVRSQLLKGILDGCVLAVIEKEAVYGYELSKKLQDIGLKDVSEGTIYPVLLRLQKNGLIRGELKPSDSGPDRKYYFLTDTGHETLATIIEEWNRISDPVNELLKRR from the coding sequence ATGTCTGTTCGAAGCCAGTTGTTAAAAGGAATATTAGATGGCTGTGTATTGGCAGTAATTGAAAAAGAAGCGGTTTATGGCTATGAGCTGTCCAAAAAACTGCAAGATATCGGTCTGAAGGATGTGAGTGAAGGCACAATTTACCCTGTATTATTGCGGCTTCAGAAAAATGGATTGATCAGAGGAGAGTTGAAACCATCAGATTCCGGACCGGATCGCAAATATTATTTTTTAACAGATACAGGTCATGAAACTTTGGCAACGATCATTGAAGAATGGAATCGGATCTCTGATCCTGTCAATGAGCTATTAAAAAGAAGGTGA
- the xerD gene encoding site-specific tyrosine recombinase XerD, producing MNDHIQDFLHFLIVEKRLSKNTVLAYKRDLVAYQNYLKEKENITSVEEINRVHILNHLAELKKLGKAMTTVVRTLSSIRAFHQFLLREEIVQQDATVHIETPKTERKLPRVLSESEVERLLSISNANTPIGLRNKAMLEVLYATGVRVSELIGLNLNDVHMAMGFIQTIGKGNKERMIPIGKLANKAISEYLTYGRPKLIKNKKENALFVNGRGSRLTRQGFWKMIKKLAVEANIKKELTPHTLRHSFATHLLENGADLRAVQEMLGHADISTTQIYTHVTKHRLKDVYKEFHPRA from the coding sequence ATGAATGATCATATTCAAGACTTTTTGCACTTTTTAATTGTTGAAAAAAGATTATCGAAAAACACTGTGTTAGCTTATAAGCGTGACTTAGTAGCTTATCAAAATTATCTAAAAGAAAAAGAAAACATTACATCAGTCGAAGAAATAAACCGGGTTCATATTTTAAATCATTTGGCGGAGTTAAAAAAGCTGGGAAAAGCAATGACAACAGTTGTCAGGACGTTATCATCAATTCGAGCCTTCCATCAATTTCTACTGCGGGAAGAGATTGTTCAACAAGACGCGACCGTTCATATTGAAACGCCGAAAACCGAAAGAAAATTGCCGAGAGTGTTGTCCGAATCAGAAGTAGAACGGCTGCTTTCCATATCAAATGCGAATACACCGATTGGTTTAAGGAATAAGGCGATGCTTGAAGTGCTGTACGCAACCGGGGTTCGTGTTTCAGAATTGATCGGTTTAAATTTAAATGATGTTCATATGGCTATGGGTTTTATTCAAACAATTGGGAAGGGCAACAAGGAAAGAATGATTCCGATTGGAAAACTGGCAAACAAAGCGATTTCTGAATATCTCACTTATGGCAGGCCAAAGTTAATAAAAAACAAAAAAGAAAACGCGCTTTTTGTGAATGGGCGTGGCTCTAGATTGACCCGTCAAGGGTTTTGGAAAATGATTAAGAAATTAGCGGTTGAAGCGAATATTAAAAAAGAATTGACACCCCATACACTCAGGCACTCCTTTGCTACCCATCTCTTGGAAAATGGCGCTGATCTGCGCGCTGTACAAGAAATGCTCGGACATGCTGATATATCAACTACCCAAATTTATACGCATGTTACGAAACATCGGTTAAAGGATGTGTACAAAGAATTTCATCCGCGAGCTTGA
- a CDS encoding DUF1129 family protein, giving the protein MDAKKLIEENNRKRELLTAENEAYYSDMLIYIRLQLTLSEQQSEEILMEMLDHLLDGQEEGKTARDIFGNDPKAFADEIIEQLPKEKKRDAITFVAGIVGNIVSWVLIIRGILLLVLSIFTEVKTEINLFATAVSSFSIACFVIFTLWFIFRLVNNSLFNEKRNTKKDMLKAGLVGAAGMAVVLLVTTFTPKIGPSFNFSWWASLITGVVLWLIIYVKKK; this is encoded by the coding sequence ATGGACGCAAAAAAACTGATTGAAGAAAACAATCGAAAAAGAGAATTATTGACGGCGGAAAATGAGGCTTACTACAGTGATATGCTCATATACATTCGTCTGCAATTGACGCTTTCTGAGCAACAATCCGAAGAAATACTGATGGAAATGCTTGATCATTTACTCGATGGCCAAGAAGAAGGAAAGACGGCAAGGGACATATTCGGCAATGACCCGAAGGCTTTTGCAGATGAAATCATCGAGCAGCTGCCTAAAGAGAAAAAGCGGGATGCCATAACTTTTGTTGCCGGGATCGTTGGAAATATTGTCAGTTGGGTTTTAATCATACGGGGCATCCTTTTATTGGTTTTATCAATATTTACAGAAGTTAAAACAGAGATCAACCTGTTTGCGACTGCTGTTTCCTCATTTTCAATCGCATGTTTTGTTATTTTTACGCTTTGGTTTATTTTTAGACTTGTTAACAATTCCTTGTTCAATGAAAAAAGAAATACCAAAAAGGATATGCTGAAAGCCGGATTAGTTGGAGCAGCAGGTATGGCTGTCGTACTGCTGGTAACAACATTTACACCTAAGATTGGCCCCTCTTTCAACTTTTCTTGGTGGGCATCGTTAATAACAGGGGTCGTCCTCTGGCTTATTATTTACGTGAAAAAGAAATAG